A genomic segment from Cyanobium sp. NIES-981 encodes:
- a CDS encoding ABC transporter ATP-binding protein: MAALDRERLRRLLPYLGRDRRRLLVTLVLLIPVAGAAAIQPLLVGQVIAVLRGEPTLTFLTGMPVPQALRLLVLVLLGAVLLRLALQGLQSYSVQAVGQRLTARIRDDLFAHAMALSLRFHDRTPVGKLLTRLTSDVDALAEVFGSGAVGVLADLVTLLVIALTMLSIEWRLGLLLLCSQVPVVLGMLWLQRRYRRANYRVREELSQLNADLQENLQGLEVVQMFRRERVNSARFARTTDAYRQAVTGTIFYDSAISAFIEWVALVAVALVLALGGSMVTAGALGLGTLTTFILYSQRLFDPLRQLAERFTQIQGGLTAVERIGELLEQPIEIQELPASQRSAAARRSGGQRSSAGEVVFEHVSFAYRQDDPILTDLSFRIAPGEHVALVGPTGSGKTTVIRLLCRLYEPQQGRILLDGIDIRELPIPTLRQRLGVVLQDTFLFSGNVADNLRLDAPIANDELAQLCRELGLDPLLRRLPEGLATELRERGGNLSSGERQLLAVARVAIRDPSVLVMDEATAFLDPSTEATLQQDLDRLLQQRTAIVIAHRLATVEAADRILVLQRGRLIEQGTHRQLRAAGGLYARLAELQDKGLAAL, encoded by the coding sequence ATGGCAGCCCTCGACCGCGAGCGTCTGCGGCGTCTGCTCCCCTACCTGGGGCGGGATCGGCGCCGTCTGCTGGTCACCCTGGTGCTGCTGATCCCCGTGGCCGGCGCCGCCGCGATCCAGCCCCTGCTGGTGGGTCAGGTGATCGCCGTGCTGCGGGGGGAACCCACCCTGACCTTCCTCACCGGCATGCCGGTGCCCCAGGCGCTGCGCCTGCTCGTGCTCGTCCTGCTGGGGGCGGTGCTGCTGCGGCTCGCCCTGCAGGGGCTGCAGAGCTACAGCGTGCAGGCGGTGGGCCAGCGGCTCACCGCCCGCATCCGCGACGACCTCTTCGCCCACGCGATGGCCCTGTCGCTGCGCTTCCACGACCGCACGCCCGTGGGCAAGCTGCTCACGCGCCTCACCAGCGATGTGGATGCCCTCGCCGAGGTGTTCGGCAGCGGGGCGGTGGGGGTGCTGGCCGATCTGGTCACCCTGCTGGTGATCGCCCTCACCATGCTCAGCATCGAGTGGCGCCTCGGCCTGTTGCTGCTCTGCTCCCAGGTGCCGGTGGTGCTGGGCATGCTCTGGCTGCAGCGCCGCTACCGCCGCGCCAACTACCGGGTGCGGGAGGAACTCAGCCAGCTCAACGCCGATCTGCAGGAGAACCTGCAGGGGCTGGAGGTGGTGCAGATGTTCCGCCGGGAGCGGGTGAACAGTGCCCGCTTCGCCCGCACCACCGATGCCTACCGCCAGGCCGTCACCGGCACGATCTTCTACGACAGCGCCATCTCCGCCTTCATCGAGTGGGTGGCCCTGGTGGCCGTGGCCCTGGTGCTGGCCCTCGGCGGCAGCATGGTCACCGCCGGTGCCCTGGGGCTGGGCACCCTCACCACCTTCATCCTCTACTCCCAGCGCCTCTTCGACCCCCTGCGCCAGCTGGCGGAGCGTTTCACCCAGATCCAGGGCGGGCTCACGGCGGTGGAACGCATCGGCGAACTGCTCGAGCAGCCGATCGAGATCCAGGAGCTGCCCGCCTCCCAGCGCTCTGCGGCGGCCCGGCGCTCCGGCGGCCAGCGCAGCAGCGCCGGCGAGGTGGTGTTCGAGCACGTGTCCTTCGCCTACCGGCAGGACGACCCGATCCTCACCGATCTGTCCTTCCGCATCGCCCCGGGCGAGCACGTGGCCCTGGTGGGTCCCACCGGCTCGGGCAAGACCACGGTGATCCGCCTGCTCTGCCGGCTCTACGAACCCCAGCAGGGCCGGATCCTGCTGGATGGCATCGACATCCGCGAGCTGCCCATCCCCACCCTGCGCCAGCGCCTGGGGGTGGTGCTGCAGGACACCTTCCTGTTCAGCGGCAACGTGGCCGACAACCTGCGGCTGGACGCTCCGATCGCCAACGACGAGCTGGCCCAGCTCTGCCGCGAGCTCGGCCTCGATCCCCTGCTGCGCCGTCTGCCGGAGGGGTTGGCCACCGAGCTGCGGGAGCGAGGCGGCAATCTCTCCTCGGGGGAACGCCAGCTGCTGGCGGTGGCCAGGGTCGCGATCCGCGATCCCTCCGTGCTGGTGATGGACGAGGCCACCGCCTTCCTGGACCCCTCCACCGAGGCGACCCTGCAGCAGGACCTGGACCGCCTGCTGCAGCAGCGCACCGCGATCGTGATCGCCCACCGCCTCGCCACCGTGGAGGCGGCCGACCGGATCCTGGTGCTGCAGCGGGGCCGGCTGATCGAACAGGGCACCCACCGCCAGCTGCGGGCCGCCGGAGGGCTCTACGCCCGGCTGGCCGAGCTGCAGGACAAGGGCCTGGCCGCCTTGTAA
- the gloB gene encoding hydroxyacylglutathione hydrolase yields MTRIPVLQDNYVFLLARGDEAAVVDPAVAPPVEEVLRQRGLRLGTILHTHHHSDHIGGTPELLRRWPGCAVVAAAADRQRIPLQTRGVADGERFTLLGEPVQVLAVPGHTRAHIAFWLPRSGHLFCGDTLFAGGCGRLFEGTAAQMHHSLQKLAALPPDTQVWCAHEYTAANLGWARAVAAEEDPAAAAAIGARLEQVLEQRARGQATVPSRIGVEQATNLFLRAPDAPTLARRRRHKDHWRG; encoded by the coding sequence GTGACGCGGATCCCGGTGCTGCAGGACAACTACGTGTTCCTGCTGGCGCGGGGGGACGAGGCGGCGGTGGTGGATCCGGCGGTGGCGCCACCGGTGGAGGAGGTGCTGCGGCAGCGCGGCCTGAGGCTGGGCACCATCCTCCACACCCACCACCACAGCGACCACATCGGCGGCACGCCGGAGCTGCTGCGGCGCTGGCCCGGCTGTGCCGTGGTGGCCGCCGCCGCGGACCGGCAGCGCATTCCCCTCCAGACCCGGGGGGTGGCGGATGGCGAACGCTTCACCCTGCTGGGGGAACCGGTGCAGGTGCTGGCGGTGCCCGGCCACACCCGGGCCCACATCGCCTTCTGGCTGCCCCGCTCCGGCCACCTCTTCTGCGGCGACACCCTCTTCGCCGGCGGCTGCGGCCGCCTGTTCGAGGGCACGGCCGCCCAGATGCACCACTCCCTGCAGAAGCTGGCGGCACTGCCCCCCGACACCCAGGTGTGGTGCGCCCATGAGTACACCGCCGCCAACCTGGGCTGGGCCCGGGCCGTGGCGGCCGAGGAGGATCCGGCCGCGGCCGCCGCGATCGGCGCGCGGCTGGAGCAGGTGCTCGAGCAACGGGCCAGGGGGCAGGCCACCGTGCCCAGCCGGATCGGGGTGGAGCAGGCCACCAACCTGTTTCTGCGGGCCCCCGACGCCCCCACCCTGGCCCGGCGGCGACGGCACAAGGACCACTGGCGCGGCTGA
- a CDS encoding alpha/beta fold hydrolase, with amino-acid sequence MAPAAAAQPTLPGSRPAEERPLIVAAHGWLLAGRLWDRLAARLAPGWELWAPDLPGFGGRERPRGLQPSLASYGAWLAREARERACNGRPVVLMGHSLGGSLALHAAPQLGSQLAGLIQIAVGGGVYQPRPFAQVRRGGAVFLQLRPRWLLRLPGSDALRSPLLADRHAAQGLLACSMRRSAVQQLPALTAGLRVPSLWIAGSRDQVMEPRYVRHLAGYAPQHDLRVLDGAGHLPMLRQPEAVAAVIRPWLEGIEPLCAPGEPADSGPAGPTTVIRLDRYARPGP; translated from the coding sequence ATGGCACCAGCAGCAGCAGCACAACCCACCCTGCCCGGGTCGAGACCCGCCGAGGAGCGTCCGTTGATCGTGGCGGCCCATGGCTGGCTGCTGGCAGGGCGCCTGTGGGACCGGCTGGCCGCCCGCCTGGCTCCCGGCTGGGAGCTCTGGGCCCCGGATCTGCCCGGCTTCGGCGGGCGGGAGCGCCCGAGGGGGCTGCAGCCCAGCCTGGCCAGCTACGGAGCCTGGCTGGCCCGCGAGGCCCGCGAGCGCGCCTGCAACGGGCGGCCCGTGGTGCTGATGGGGCATTCCCTGGGGGGCAGCCTGGCGCTGCATGCCGCGCCGCAGCTGGGCAGTCAGCTGGCCGGGCTGATCCAGATCGCCGTGGGCGGCGGGGTGTACCAACCCAGGCCCTTCGCCCAGGTGCGCCGCGGTGGTGCCGTGTTCCTGCAGCTGAGGCCCCGCTGGCTGCTGCGACTGCCGGGCAGTGATGCCCTGCGCAGTCCCCTGCTGGCCGATCGGCACGCGGCCCAGGGTCTGCTGGCCTGCAGCATGCGGCGCAGTGCCGTGCAGCAGCTGCCCGCCCTCACGGCCGGGCTCAGGGTGCCGAGCCTGTGGATCGCCGGCAGCCGCGATCAGGTGATGGAACCCCGCTACGTGCGCCATCTGGCCGGCTACGCCCCCCAGCACGACCTGCGGGTGCTGGACGGGGCCGGCCACCTGCCGATGCTGCGGCAACCCGAGGCCGTGGCGGCCGTGATCCGCCCCTGGCTGGAAGGCATCGAACCTCTCTGCGCCCCAGGGGAGCCCGCTGACAGCGGCCCGGCAGGACCCACCACGGTGATCCGGCTCGACCGCTACGCCAGACCCGGCCCCTGA
- the hisG gene encoding ATP phosphoribosyltransferase: MITVALAKGALLKDSVRRFAAAGLDFAAVLEPGNRQLMVPSACGTARALLVRNADVPVYVAYGQAQLGVVGYDVLREHQLAVAQLVDLGFGGCRMSVAVKASSPYRRAVDLPAHCRVASKFTRCAEAYFEALDLPVELIHLAGSVELGPITGMSEAIVDLVATGRTLEENGLIAIEDLFHSTARLVGHPLALRLDDGPLQAIVDRMAAVSASPLPAGVA; this comes from the coding sequence ATGATCACCGTTGCCCTGGCCAAGGGTGCCCTCCTCAAGGATTCGGTGCGTCGCTTCGCCGCCGCCGGCCTCGACTTCGCGGCGGTGCTCGAGCCCGGCAACCGCCAGCTGATGGTGCCCAGCGCCTGCGGCACGGCCCGGGCCCTGCTGGTGCGCAACGCCGATGTGCCGGTGTACGTGGCCTACGGCCAGGCCCAGCTCGGGGTGGTGGGCTACGACGTGCTGCGGGAGCACCAGCTGGCCGTGGCCCAGCTGGTGGATCTGGGCTTCGGCGGCTGCCGCATGAGCGTGGCCGTGAAGGCCAGCAGCCCCTACCGCCGCGCCGTGGACCTGCCCGCCCACTGCCGCGTGGCCAGCAAGTTCACCCGCTGCGCCGAGGCCTACTTCGAAGCCCTCGACCTCCCCGTGGAGCTGATCCATCTGGCCGGTTCGGTGGAGCTGGGCCCGATCACCGGCATGAGCGAGGCGATCGTGGATCTGGTGGCCACGGGCCGCACCCTGGAGGAGAACGGCCTGATCGCCATCGAGGACCTGTTCCACTCCACCGCCCGGCTGGTGGGCCATCCCCTGGCCCTGCGGCTGGACGACGGCCCCCTGCAGGCCATCGTGGATCGCATGGCTGCGGTGTCGGCCTCCCCCCTGCCGGCCGGAGTGGCCTGA